One part of the Solea solea chromosome 1, fSolSol10.1, whole genome shotgun sequence genome encodes these proteins:
- the tmie gene encoding transmembrane inner ear expressed protein, translated as MVGEQPVCPPQLLLRGWGAVLLSQCLSSVFSQIPDPELLPTDPPKKPDPVNSETVVFWGLRLWQVIGIFSMFALAVVITLCCIFKCRIPRTKKEIEARHAQRQAAKKYANTLETVPPLNELTEIPGSAKAEEKEEVTTVSGKVDGEKGEKKTKEGKKEGKGAKEEKGDENGPSTKKKGEKGEKGAPKNEDGESKGKKSGEKGDRGGAKGGAKGGAKGGAKGGAKKK; from the exons ATGGTTGGGGAACAGCCTGTATGTCCACCTCAGCTCCTACTGCGGGGCTGGGGAGCAGTGTTGCTGTCTCAGTGCTTGTCCTCCGTGTTCTCCCAGATCCCAGATCCCGAG CTTTTACCGACAGATCCCCCAAAGAAGCCAGACCCTGTGAACTCAGAGACCGTTGTTTTCTGGGGGCTGCGGTTATGGCAGGTCATCGGCATCTTTTCCATGTTTGCTTTGGCAGTTG TTATCACTCTGTGTTGTATATTCAAATGCCGAATCCCAAGAACCAAAAAGGAAATCGAGGCACGGCATGCACAGAGGCAGGCTGCCAAGAAATATGCCAACACATTAGAGACAGTGCCACCTCTCAATGAGCTGACCGAGATCCCAGGAT CTgcaaaagcagaagaaaaagaggaggtgACAACAGTTTCCGGGAAAGTGGATGgtgaaaaaggagagaagaagaccAAGGAGGGTAAGAAAGAGGGCAAGGGTGCCAAAGAAGAGAAAGGAGACGAAAATGGCCCATCAACAAAGAAGAAGGGTGAGAAAGGTGAAAAGGGAGCACCCAAGAATGAAGACGGGGAAAGTAAAGGGAAGAAATCTGGAGAGAAAGGAGACAGAGGCGGAGCTAAAGGTGGAGCTAAAGGTGGAGCTAAAGGTGGAGCTAAAGGCGGAGCCAAGAAAAAATGA